The Lactuca sativa cultivar Salinas chromosome 2, Lsat_Salinas_v11, whole genome shotgun sequence genome includes the window GGTGTTAGAGGCGAGTCCCGGAGCGCCAGAAGGCTCTGAGAAGAAGAGATTTCAACTCAGAAGTTCTACCCGCACAGAGCACGGTTCTTCGCTAAACCCCcgtgtaagtgagttatgcttaccctactttaattATAACTTacgtttaagttcattatcgttattataaacctataaacaagatttatcaatgattccatGTCGTTATACTATttgatctacttacagggatGATGTTTAGGCTGTGGTCTAGtgggtgtttaaagtgggatttccaaacagtgtacttcgtataccaaacggtcCCTACCTtcaatatgatcctacctggttgttccttacttgatagatcatgaaagtagactttgagttaatgatgaatctaaactaataattagtcgcaataaatattagactaaaacttagcaatAATAATGTTAGGTTCTATCGAAGGAAAAGACGATTGCTAGAAGCGAAACGCTGCCCGAATtttgagtcatcactttaacaaatgagtgcatagttactttcatcttacacatagatatgaagtatctggATAATTACATgcttatgtgcttattatctatGTCATGAATATTATGTATTAGATAAGATATTATGTGATGATGTTTAACGTATTTAATCATATAAGTATTATATACTTACAAATATGTATTGGGTAGCGACGGGTGATAAGAGGAAGGTGATGATAACTAGGTAATGATAGATATGCGACGATGAATAGGTGATGCGAGATAAGAGATGATTAGGTGATATCATAACCTTGATCTACGATgttgcgatgtagtcatctaccagagtatagatgacgaccactgactaATCTCAACAAGTCATGTGGAAACACCGACAGGATCATAACCTATAGATGATGAATTACGAGCTCAAGCGATGTAGTAACTATGTACTCATGGggtgatactctaacccttactggaCATGTATTGGGGGAGTAATCCTCGAATCAATATTGTCTATGCGATATAGGCGATGACCCTTAGGAagaaacatataaggaaatgcgatgatgagaggtaaatacaatgtaagagatgacccttaggataaatctttagggaagattaaaTAAAGAAAATGGGGATGGATAATCAGTTTAATTGTTTGACATTAAATATGCAAAaaacaaattaactatattattgtgagttgaaaaccatatgtactcaccaggtttcccaacctgacccactcagtttatttgaatCACAGGTATTGATGCGAAgatacattacactaagagattaaaggagatgtaaatcattagtgtaaatgaatgtaatgtttgtttatgtttatgtttttgtattaacgATAATATCCCgatgttttaaataaaaatatatttattcggaaatgctttgataacatcatTATCacattttctgggaacaaatttcgcaatactacttttcaaaaagaatactctaatttttaataagaataaataattttttttaaaatgaccgtgaatttaaGAATGTCACGTTGGATTAGGATCAAAAAGCTTTCGAATGTATCCACTTTTCAGGATCCAAAAAAGGAACAACAACAACCCCATTGCTGCGTCGTTGCTCTATTTAGAGAGGTAGGAGACAAGCAAGTTTTCAGAAAAGACAGCTTGGGTACCTGAAGTAAACCCGATTAGGAGAAAGTACCCCAAACTGAATTCTTTTAACAAAACTGCTTTTAAAATTAGCACAATAagaattatatttaaattattattattattatttatttattttaaacgttaaaaataattatatttcggGAATCTAAAAACGAGCGTTACACTAATGACTTTGATTTGATGTTGTCACTGATCGGATGTCTTATTTAGTTGGTAAGACAAACTCGGAAGCTATTATGTTATACGTCTTCCatatgcaaatatatatatatatatatatatatatatatatatatatatatattgaaattaaatatccttctatTTTTTATTCCTACAAATCCTCCTACCCAATGAAATAGTGGCATGTGTAGcatttaatgctcatttaataatattttaatataataacatTACACATGTCagaatttaattttatatatatatatatatatatatatatatatatatatatatatatcaaagagtttcttaactcatcatGTAAGGCAGCTCAAtcccctccaccaaagaagaggaagactcaacctagGCGCAAGCTTATTCTTGCATCCTCCtccagcgaatctgaggaagagagttcagactccgaagagtcccttcgaggtaatactcctccacgttcgcctacCCCTAAGGTACCTGTTTCCACTAgacctgtctctcctcccccaatctccatctctatttccattcccccataacctccactactcaaataccacccacctctatccctgtaccacctcctattttcactgaagctaccaccacaaccaccgttggcgttagaaccaacgtatctgatacgggggctcctactacagTACCCGAAACCACTCCCGCTACCGAACATACATTCgtacccgaacctacttccacaaccgagcctccaccctcaccctcatctcctgctcacccagcagataatgaagaaccttttcttggaggagaggacatgacgtttgactcggtctattacagtccatatcaaatgcaaagtgatgatgacgatgatgctccagtcaccaagaagcatctcaaggagcttcatgagaaaatcgattctctcattgctttctcctcttcttcctcatgaTCTACTATCTCAGAGGCTGCTATTCAGGGGCTCGTTGATACgtttactaaggctcatgaagcctctatcaactctgccactgTCGCTATCGATGCCtctaccaaggcgtgtgctgcagcgaccgaaaaagtcgaaaaactatttgttgatgctacttctcttttgcagtctttacagggaaCCGTTGATTCCAATGCAGAGAagcttgactctcttgtcaacaCGCTGGCCACCTCAGTTGCCTCCGAATTGCAGTCatttgccagtcttcgtcaatCTCTCAGCAATGACAACAAATTGTTTcaggcgactgttgaggagcgcctgacaaagctgcaagaagatctcgcttcagagaactcagtgatggatgctcttgctcgcaagaccactgctctcaaggtcaagagtcttcatcttttccaatctGAAAAGGAAGTTGCATCTCTTCGATATGAGCGTGCGGTTAtttcatcgtgtgtttcggatgtccacgccgccctttccaacatcattgaagcacatgatccgatcctGAATTACTCAGTGAGGCGCACTCACACAGAGAAGCTTGCTCATGCCCTTGCCCTActaagcaaacttgaagggcttcttgagttcgtggcccatccgaaataagggggagaagatgtgtctcaaccgcctcccacttccacaGCAACTAAAgaaaccgaacctcctccagcaggtcaaccctcaggttcgggtgtcaaagacaaaggaaagaagattgttgaagacagtgatgatgatgataaagagaccatcgctgatctcttaaagaaacaaggtcgggataaagatgctgacatgagcgctcgtgttgccagagagtttgaggcgaacgaaagaaaaatgaaggaggctcaagaccttcttgagagtaggaaaactctttttcctccgtggaatCTTGAGAAGCTTATAAAAGAAGCAACTGAAACTCCCAACATTttgtggctcgaaccagtgatttcattggatcgaatcaattctgtcgactctcagttcgatatgccactgactaggggtgagcaaaaaccgcaccgaaATTAAATTTAACCGCAAAAACCGCAACCgaaaaaccgcaaccgcaatTAAAACCGATGatgaggttttctgtttttcaaaaaccgcaaatttgcggtgcggtgcggttattagttttcaaaaaccgcaccgcaccgcatatgttatatacaatttttttaattaattattaatatattaaatactaaaaataacataagtttcatggatgaaagatggataaaatactagaagacCAAAGTATTGGTGTTTTGTTAtatttaactttgaaaaatggtgaaattcgacaattttaagatatttcttgtaaattactattgatttgacgtttttaagatattagttgtttgtaaTTTAAGATagtgagcccaagacgcaacacctttcagaccctacaatctccccatttgcgtcaattggagcgagactatcacttcggcttgctgggtccagctgcaggaactttcttagtggtttcaaacagacgtgggatgagagcaaggatggtctgtctgaaacgaatgtaccactgaatcatgtcatcaaaatactttttgtcatctgctgaattttgcttgcatcgatgaatgattcccagaacatgttccaagcatgcaatGGACATTATACAATTTCATATTCTTCCCTTTTTTCTTTTTAGCATCATTCACTTTCATTTTGTTACTTGATTTCTTCggtttatctctctctctctctctctctctctctctctctctctctctctctatatatatatatatatatatatatatatatatatatatatatatatatatatatatatatatatatatatatatatatatatatatatatatatatatatatatatatatatatatatatatatatatataatctccaCGAGTACCTAAGCAATACACGAAGTACttaaaattaataaaacacaACAAcacaaaatataatataaattatttgtttttttaatatatataaattttccATGCCTCTAGATCGTCTAGAGCGGAAAGGCTCCATGATTTGACCAACAAAGTACCTTCAACGTCCATAAACCCACCCTCCAACATCAAAATAAGATACAAGCCAACAACATTCGTGTATGATATTTATTAAAACCTTGGGTTTGTTGAACAATGCAAGTAAATCACtaatatacataaaaaaaacGAGGTCTAGTTGATCCTAATTCAAATGATATTTATAAGAATATAGCTAGATATTGAAACAATAACGAAAATATCGTTAATCCCCCATGCATAATTACACCACcctgaaaattttaaaaacacactCATCAACATCATTCACTTGCAAGCTTGTTCATCGTTCTTGGATGTGGGCTTTCTAAACAAATTATAATTGATTGTTTATTTTCATTGTGAGCATGTCAGTCAACCGATGATCTATGGATATAAAGGAATATATTTGCATTTTGTTCAAGGGGATAGGCACAAAATACAAAAGAAAACTAACAGAAATATTATTGAATATAATTTACAAGCAAAAATAACTTGATATATATCATTTGAATATGCATGACTAATGCAGCTTCAAACAAATTAGCACATTTAAATCCCAAagaatttataaattttattataattataatttatcGTTACAATGGAACTAACTTTCCCAAATCAACAAGGTTACATAATActcttatttaaattaaaaattataaagcaacAAATTGGTATTTGAAAGTAAATATTatgtattattattttaagaaaatcacAATAATATCAAATTAGTGAAtgagttttaacttttaacaaaaTAAGCATTTGTTTTATTTGTTACATAAATAGGTGTCCTTTTTGTATAAAAGGTtaaaaaagtgttatttttatatttttgtgattttctctgttattatcttttttatttatttacttacaAATCTGTTTCCTGAATCCAAGTACTCCATTTTCCAAATCATATTCGAAGTATATATCCTGTTGTTGGTAGTTTCCAACAATTATCGATGGCCCAATACTCGAATTCGACCCGATCAAATTACTTGAAACGATCGTCATACACAACACACCATCATCGCCATCATCGCCGACGAACGAGAAGTAATCCGCCACCGGAAGAGATAATTTCGCGCCGCCTACGAAATGAAATGTAAACTCCGGTAACTCTGCAGATTTTCCGGTGACGTCAAAACACGGACGCAACCCAGTTTCCGATTCCACGTCAACAGCTCTCTTATACTCCGACATTTGATTCTCAAACTCTCTCGCCACCAAATCGTAAGGGACATTGTCCATCACCGTGAACGTTGTGCCGGAATCGATGATTGCTCCGCCGTTGCCGTCGGCTCCCGGCACCAGATACTCATTTGAGATATTCACGGATTTACCTCCGATGGTGATTTCCCGGAGGTTTACGTAGTAATATTCCTGAAAAGCCTCCGAGGAATTCATTGGGTTCTTCTGAAAATTGGTGTAGCTCATTTCCGAACCTCCGGCGGTGGAATTTGTAGAATTTGTTGAATTTGTAGAATTCCGAACAAGAACAAGCTCGCTGCTCACCGGAGCGTCGTCAAACCGGTGAGAGACTAAACAATACGAAAACTTTTTCACACCCATCTGATTGGGTAAAGAAGAAGACCCACGCCCAAACCCGGCAATACCAGATGGTTGTCGGGTCGATACAATGGAGCATCCGACAGCGAAGTCACTCACATCACCTTCGGGGAAATCGAGCGTATCCGAGATAAGGAACCCCGAAGTTGACCCGGACCCGTATTGAATCGTGTAAGCCGGACAACTCTCGTTTCCGTTACATGGAGTCTGCTGACTCGACCCGGAAACCCACCCGCATTCCTTGCTGTTACACCCGATCATCTTAGCAGATGAAGAACGATTCGGGATGAACTTCGGGGTGTTGGTTTGGTTAACATCTGAAAATCTACAGTCGTAACATCTGTAGTTATTAGTACATGGAGACCATACGAGGCTGCTTCCGGTGTCCATTAAGAAGGGTAGTTTTTGAGGGGGTGATCCGAAGCTGAGTGAAATAGAGTATGCGCCATAGCTGCGAGGAAAGAGAGGAATTTGAGTGGATGAAGAAGAGGTGTTGTTGTTGGGGTTTTTGAGATAGTGAGCTCTGGTTATTGAAGAAGATGCGAGGGAGTTTATGGTGTGCTTTAGATGCGATGATTGGTTGTTGGTTTTTGGTGTAATGTGGTGTGTGAGAGAAAGTGTAAGGGTGGTATGTGAAGAAGATGAAGGGGTAGAGATACATATACAGAGGATGGTGAGGAGATTGACAAtggagagagaagaagaaggaggaggagccATGGGAATGCGTTTATGGTGATCGCGGATTTTGTTTGTATTCTTTCTTCTGTTTGGAGATGAAAATGAGTTTGATTGCTGTTCATTATATAGTATAGagcaaattacaaaaatggtcctcgaagggttttttttttttttttttttttttttttttaaatctaatattatatttaattttttaataaatgtaaGCTACTGTTATTCTATTCCTAATGCTGTGAATCTCCCAAATCCCAACCAGATGAGACTTGAACGGTTGATGTGATTGTAGAAGGAGATGATCATATTTCTATAGGAATCACATATTTCTATAGGAATCACATATTTATATTCCCGTATAAATCATATATCCATATTCTCAAAGGAATTACATATTCATATTCCTATAAGAATCACATAACATCGATTTTTTCCCTTTTCAGGCAAAAACACCAGGAGTATTGAACAAATCCCTTATGTATAGGATTTAGAAGATCCGTCGATTCACCCCAGAGGTCGCATCGCGACCCACATATCTCCCTAGAAGTTGTCACGTGTCCTCCTAACGCTACGTGTGTCCTGCCACTCAGCCATATCGACGTGTCGTGACTTTTTCCATGTCTTtctcttttgtcatgtgtcacgttctcatgaCACATGTCCATCACATGGTCACATTGATGCGTCGCGGTAATCTAAAGAACACATCATGTTTTTTCACTTGTCCATTGTCTTGACTTTGCTCAAACATGTTATCTCCAAAACGGGCTCCGTATGTCAAATAGGTTATAGTCAAATACTCAAATTTTCGGTCATTACAATATATCGTGAAATGTCCCGAACTTGTCTTTTCGATTATGATAAGTTTCTTCGAAATCATACAATGATACATAACATACCTATAAATCATCAATTCCAATTACATTTGGTTGAAGAAATTTGGAAACAATATAGAGACGAAAAAAATGATGATTAATGTAATATTTGTTTTGTTATTCATGCATTCGTTATTTAAGTGGTTAATAAATTAAACCAAAGAAAATACGTATTATCATTTTATTATCATATATTTAGAgttcattttttatttaaattataaagaTTTATATTTAACTTAATGTGTTTATGAATTATTAGTtttgaataattaaaatatttgttTAAAAGATATAAAATAGTTGATGATATAACCTTGTGGATAAATTTTGAAAGAacgtttatatattatatatctaGATAGTTATAAAAGTTGATGTTGCAAAAATCTCccttagtttttatttatttctaacggagtttttctacgtttttattagttttataatataattaacgttttaattttttttatgtgaaaattAATATATTGAGTTTAAATGACCGGTACCATTGCACTGTTATGGGCGATTTGATACATATACTACATTGTTAGTATTATATAAAGAAAAAGTGTAGCAAGTTataattattttttcatttatttatcaaaaataaaaatttattcttttaaattttatatgtATCTCCTATCAATAAAACCATATATAATTTCTTAACATTTTTTTTCAACCAAATAAAATTGGGGTACCATATCTTTTTAGGGAGTTAAATCGTAccgttatatgatattttatcTTTATATGATATGTTACAGTAATTTTTTATATAACAAGAACACAATATGACCCGatgtcatatttttttatttactgGAAAACGACTTAattaaaacacgataaatacgacCAACACCGCAATCACGAAAATGAAAATTAGAATAAACTTTTAGTTTATTTAATTTGTAATCAACTTTTACAAATACGAAAAACCGCATATTAATATTGTATTAATTTTGTATCAAATTTTGAACACGATTACAACACTATATACTCCTTTGTGTTTTTTACACTAAACACAAACACAAATACGAATTTAATTTccattttaattttgtttagTGGGATGTCATTGATTGGATTACCTATTAAGTAATTAGGGTATTAAATAAGTACATAGGGAAATATAGATTTAGGGAGAGGCGGGGCTACCGGCTTGAGAGCGCTATGGAAGAAAGCATTTAATCATTTAAGAACAGTTGAAAAATGAGAATTAGTTAATAACTTAAGAAAGTTGAAAAACCCAATTGTCTTTTATAATTTGTCAATAAGGAACGTCTagaaacaagtgttttaaatttAATGTCTTCTTTTCTTATGAAATtgattgtcattttatgtaaaaaacaaaacatcatattACTCGTAATATTGAATCCATACCCATTTCACTGTTCATAACAGGTAAGTaagcctttatttttaaaatttattattcGGCAATACTAACAGAAGGCTACATCAAAAACAGTCACAAAATTGCAAACCATAAAGGGAATTGCAACCAAGAAACATAATTGATTTTTAAGTTTTGATTTCTATACACAAACCTTTAAAAGGAACAACACCATCTTTACGAAACTCATTGGATCCAAAAACTATAGCATTCTAATAAGTCCACAACATCCAAATAGTAGTCATACAAACAGCTTTTATAGCAACTCTTTTCATCATGGTCAATGTCCAACTATCTACACAACAAAAAATGTCTCGAACTTTACCAAAATAAGGAAAGGTCACATTTATCTAACATGTCACTTGACTCCAAATTTGTGTTCTTAACTTACAAGACTAGAAAAAATGATTGGTTTCTTCAAGGGAAACATCCAAGAAGGACAAAGTGTCAAATCCAAATCTATTTGATCtttttcaaacaaaaacaaaatcttGAAAATCTCTCCATAAAAGACTGATCCCCAATCCAAACAGATTTCCAAAATAGAGCACAAGATCACCAACCTGCAGTTGAAAGAAAAATTATCAAGAATACCATGATCATCCAAATGATTAAAAGAACCAACAATTTTATGCCAACTCTTTTTGTTCTAATTCCTTCCCTATTTTACATCAACCTACCAATAGTcacatgaatttttttttgacaaCTTTAACCCATAACACATTACAATCATTAAGAAAATGTCAATTCAACTTTTACAAGAGATCTCCACTAAAAGAACCAATACTACCAACATAAAGAGCACAACTTTTGTTTTGGTGTCCCATTTAATCCAACTTGTTTTCCTTTTGTGCACCTCTTCTCCCAAAGAAAACGAAATAAATGGAGCTCTAGCCGATCTTATTGCAGTTCTTCTGAAGCTCAAAAGTCCAGACCTATGGCATATGGAAGAGGGGAGAAAAGGAAGACAAAAAATCCAAGAGTTCCATATATTGACTCCGCCCCCTTTCCTCACAGGCGCACATCGTTAATGACACGACAATCTTGATCATTTTTAAGGAAAAATGTCTCATAAATCTATGATCATCCATATGATTAAAAGAACCAACAATTTTATGCCAAACTTCTTTTGTTGTGATGTATCCCCCATTCAAGATCATCCTCACCATTAGTCCCATGAATTGCTTTGACAAATTTAACTCAAAAGGCATTACAATCTTTAAGAAAATATGAATGCCACTTTTGTAATTGAGCCTTACTAAAAACACTAATACTAGCAACATCAAGACCGACATTTTCTTTTGAATCTAAATGGTGTCCCATTTAGTCCAACTTATTTTCCTTTTGTTCACCTCTGCTCTCCATAAAAAACAAGAATGAACCGACTCCAATAAAGAAAACACATTTTTAGGTATTTTGAAAATAGACATAAGGAAGATATGTAAACTTCCTATAGAAATTTTAGAAGAACAAGAAGGCCTCAAATGTTATgcattttttattttccacttggaATATTTTTCTCATATCTATTGATTATGGTTATCCACTT containing:
- the LOC111912160 gene encoding probable aspartyl protease At4g16563, which encodes MAPPPSSSLSIVNLLTILCICISTPSSSSHTTLTLSLTHHITPKTNNQSSHLKHTINSLASSSITRAHYLKNPNNNTSSSSTQIPLFPRSYGAYSISLSFGSPPQKLPFLMDTGSSLVWSPCTNNYRCYDCRFSDVNQTNTPKFIPNRSSSAKMIGCNSKECGWVSGSSQQTPCNGNESCPAYTIQYGSGSTSGFLISDTLDFPEGDVSDFAVGCSIVSTRQPSGIAGFGRGSSSLPNQMGVKKFSYCLVSHRFDDAPVSSELVLVRNSTNSTNSTNSTAGGSEMSYTNFQKNPMNSSEAFQEYYYVNLREITIGGKSVNISNEYLVPGADGNGGAIIDSGTTFTVMDNVPYDLVAREFENQMSEYKRAVDVESETGLRPCFDVTGKSAELPEFTFHFVGGAKLSLPVADYFSFVGDDGDDGVLCMTIVSSNLIGSNSSIGPSIIVGNYQQQDIYFEYDLENGVLGFRKQICK